The window CAAGAGAGAGGTTCATACAAAGTAGGTGCAGACTCTATTGTTTTCTGGACTCTGTAGAGGtatgaggtgttttgttttgttttgtgacaagtGCTATTAATATGGAGTTGACTTTTGGGCCTCAATTTTTATGTGACAGCACCAGTTTCCTATAGGTGTATTAACAAATGAAGCAACCTGAAACACCACCCATTTATTAACTTGAAGCTTTGTGGGTGTGTCTCACTGGGCTTACATTCAACAAGAGCATTCACTTTTTTTCTTGACATTCCTTAGCTCTTAGCCTCCTTCTACTTCAAACCCAGGAAGGGTGCAGCTACAGGGGGCTTGAGTGGCAGGTGCAAGGCTCCAGATCTGTCACTCACACACTACAGGGAACACATACCCCAGCAATAGTGGGTTGGATTTCACAAGCCTCTTGTGAAGACCCTTGTGATGACTCTGGGCCCAACTGGATACTCCAGGGTAATTTCACCTGGAGTTGTCCTACTGGCAACCCTAATTCCAGCTGCAATTTTAACCCCCCCTTTGGCATGGAGTCTAACATATCCACGTGCTCCAGGGAGGACACGACTTTGTTGGACTTCCTTCCTGACAGACTGCCCTTCTGGTACTGCATTTGCATGAAATTGGTCTACAATCTCCCAAGTGTCCCCACTCTAGCAGGAATCCAAACCCATACAAGCTAGGTTACTATTATATTTGACTCTTCATAGCATCTGTGTAATTATTCTCAAAGACTATAGTTAAGAATTTTTCTTGTCCAGAGTGTCATGGAAAGACACTAGGCCATGCTTTTTCCAGCCCCCAAACACATGCAATACCAATTATAATAGACTTGACAGCAGAGATAATTTTAAACCATATCTAACTCTCTTCCCTTCTTAACATTTTCATGATACTTgtgattaaacccagggcttcaagaATGCTAGGCAAGGGTTTCATTACTGTGCTGTCTCcagcttttggagacaggatcttgtgaTGTAGTCTAGTTTCAAGGCCACCATGTAGCGCCCTCACCTGTACtcatttttagtttatttctaCTATGTACGTGTGGTCCGTGGACAATCAGGTCAAATCAACTCTCTTCTACCTTTTTGAGGATTCTAGAGATCCTTGCTGGTTGTCAGGCCAGAAAGTCGTTTCCCCACTGAGACTCTTACAGCTTAGTCCCCTTCTTTAAAAACCTATGGtttgctgctgctggtgatggtggtagtggtggtggaggtggcggCGAGGACgagcgcctgtaatcccagcacttaggaggcagaggcaggagatgtctgtgagttcaaggtcagcctggtctacagagagttccaagacagccaaggctacacagagaaaccctgtctcggaaaaacaaaacaaaaccccaaccaaacaacaacaaaaccccaacagaCAAACCCTATAGCTTGCTGTAACTTGGATGAATGCCAGTGGAAAAACTCCACGGGGCCATAAACGTGAGTAGAAAGTCACTATGGGGCTGGATGGCctggcagttaggagcactgactgctctagaGGGCTGGGGTtcggttcccatcacccacacggaggctcacaaacatctgtaaatccagttccagggggtttggtgccctcttctgaccttccagGGCACTAAGAGTGCAGAtggtgtgcacacacgtgcagaCAAACACTCTTCATTCACATTAAACAAACACCCAGTCATGTCAATAAAATCCATTCAAATTCAAGTAAATGGAGACAGAGGCAACTCTGATAACATGGTTTATCTTTACTATTTGACTTATCACCTCTTCATCAACAAACTATTACTTGGGCTCTCTTGTATTTTGAGTACTTTGGCatctaaatattttgaaaaagagtTGACAAGGGCAGGGCACAATGGTGCTCTCAGGACAGATAGACAGGGGggtcagttcaaggccaatttgtactacacagtaaattctagaacagccagaaagccacagtgagaccctgaatcaaaagaaaagaaagaaagaaagaaagaaagaaagagggagggagggagggagaaaaagaaggaggaggaggaggaggaggaggaggaggaggaggacaagaggagaaggaaggaaggaaggaaggaaggaaggaaggaaggaaagggacgAGAGGGGCCCAGCAGTTAGAAGCACTtggtgcttttgcagaggacccaagttcggttcccaagACCCTTGTTAACCACGCACAGCTCCAGCTTGGGCTTCTATGAGCACCGCACGTACATGGTACACTTACATATATATaagcactcacacaaacacaaaaaaccaaacagttaAAAGCTGAATGAGTCCACCAGCAGTGATTAGTAAATTCATCTCTACATGTGAAGaacattaagtatttttatttgttcaataaTGTAAAATGCACATGTTAACtgatacacattcatatataacTTTTCCCCTCATACCCATAACTCAACAGATGGGTGAATCCAGCGGAACGACCATGATCATCATCTGAAGCAGACctacaaggaagaggaaaaaattcAATCCAATGCACTCATTGATCAGATAATGTTAAAATCGGACTTCTcggggctgttcttccagaggtcctgagttcaattcccagcaaccacatggtggctcacaaccatctttaatgagatctggtgccctcttctggagtgcatgAAGAACACTGtattcaaaataaatcttaaaaaaaaaaaaagtcagacttCTCTGAATAATTCACCTTAgagcaccagaaaaaaaaaaaatctagaaaacttATCTATTAAATAGAATCAGTACTTGATTTTAAGTTTGTAACAAAAACATAGAAATGGACAAAGTGGCATTAATAGGAAAAAAGAGGCAAAAGATTTGGACAATAAACCCTAAAGTGTTACATTTGAGAATTCTTGAATATGTTTTGTAATCACTATGTTTATTATCTAGCAGATTTAATCCATGGAAACAAGTATtttgtgtatggtatgtatgcaTGCTGATGCTGGGAGTCTCCGTCAATGGCTTTCCACCTTTTTCACTGAGGTAAGGTTTCTCAATTGACCCCAGAAGTTACCAGTGGCTAATTAGTCATCTTATTCTGGGGATCCTCTGCTCACCTTCAAAGTTTGGGAATTACAAGTGGTTGCCAAGCCAGCCTCTAcaagggttctggggatctgagctctgcctctcatgcttgtgtggtagttcctttaaccactgagctatctcccagcccaGAGGCTAAGGGGTTTTAATGAGggattttttactttataaaggGTAAAGGATTTCTTCcaaataattttcagaaataaagcatatacattacatatacttgtgtaatatacatattatatgcatgtctgtgtgtgtgacacatgcgcgcacacacatacaagtctTCTCTCTCTTAAATTAGAGCATGTAAAATATCTCATTAATATTAGGCTTTATCTGAATTCCTCAATTGGATGCTAGCTATAGTGGCAATCGTAATGAAATGACTAAGCAGAAAAAGAATTCAGAATCCACCACTtttatacattcattcattctatacattcattcattctgcaACATTACACTCCTAGATTGGCTGGGTATTCAGTGCACTGTTGAGAACATAACATTAATATAATAGATGAGAGTTCTGCCATTACAGAATTCACACTTAGGTACAAGACATGGCAAACTCATACAAATTATGCCAATTTGTCCTCAGTGCTTTGAACACAATGTGGAAAGTACTCGTAAAGAAGGTATGATTTAGGGTGACTTTTGGTTTtactgttttttccttctttctctctttgggaCTGGGTTttgctgtgcagaccaggctagcctcagactatCTCCTTGCCACAATCTCTACAGTATTGGCATTATAGTACGTATGACCTTATCCAGCACTGAGTTACGCTGCAGGCCAGGAGTGCTGGCCTGctccttaaatcccagcacttaggaggcacagGTAGGGGCAGGTGGATCCTGTCTACATAGAGACCTCAAGGATATACAGTAagaccccatctctctcttttttgagacaaggtctctctacttAGCCCTGgatatcccagaactcactatgtaggccaggctaggcgcatagagatcttcctacctctctgTCACCCTAATGCTGGCACTAAAAAAGGCATGCCCAGTGGTGAGACCCCGTCACAGCCACAAACAGATAAATTAGCTTACATAATCTATCTACTCTAGAAACATACTTACTATATTAACATTGCCAAAGTTTATTCcaatccatttcttcttttatactCCAAAACGTCTTCATTATGTTGTTGGATGAGCTACAATTAATGGTTAAAAGTAGAAATGTAATCTTCCTGGTGGCTTAAAGAGGAGGAAACCAAGTAAAGATCCTTAggtttcataaaagaaataggGTAGATTAAAACAATTACTATTTTACTAGAAATAAAAAGCtaagaaattcaaattcaaaaatCATTAGTGGAGTAGATTTCTTGACCACAACCTGACATTAAATTTGAGAATGATACAATGGGAGTCATATGATGACagagaattataaaataatgacacTCTAGTTGTCAAATGTGTCAGAGtatacctgtatgtgtgtctatgtatagtTGTCTTTGTTTGTATATGCTCCTGTAGAGGGCATAGGTCCACTTTATCGGACTGTGCAGGATGTATTTCCAAGCTTTGAGGCCTGACACTGTGAGTGAATGACCCACCCCATCcctcatgtctctgtgtgttaactagaagtcagagaacagctacTTTCTCAGAGCCGCTGTCTGATAGACGTATGTAACTGAAACAATGATTGATACACGATGACATTCATGGGACTCAGACCTAATTTCAATCCTTACTGCTCTCGGCAGCTATTGAGCCTTCCATCAGGAAAAATTTTCAAGAATGAGTACGAGACTGGGGCTGTGGGCATGGCtttgcagttaagagcatgtactgctaaCAAAGCACCCAAGCTTGGTTTCCAGGACCAACAATagccagctcacaaatgtctgcaactccagctccaggggatccaatgggtAGGCTACTCACATAAACCCACAGGAAAACCGAGGTGCCCAAGGCCAGCCCAACTTTCGGCCAGTTAGGTTTGGCATTTTCCGGCTCCCGGACATAGAACTTGGACCGTGTTGAAGctgaaaaaggagagagaatgtaTACCTTATTGACTTGCAGCGAGGAAAACTTAACATTTACTAGTGTACGTACTATTGCAAGAAACTCTCTTCTGAGATGGGGTTCTTGTAGACCACGCTGATCgcctgtctccgcctccccagGGTTGGGATTCCAGGCGAGccccaccattcctggcttttaAAATTGTCGTTTATACTCTGTCTGCCCGCCCCAATCTAAACAGTCAAGGGATCATAGTCCAGAGAACTGAGGTAACTCGTCCGGGGCCACCAGCAGAGCCACGCGGCCGTCCTTGGGACTCAGGACACCTTCCAAGCCTCGTTAAGGTGTCTCCGGCCCTCATAGGCTCGGGAGGGGGAAGATAAGAGCCAGTCCCCGTTTGTTATTTCCTGGGCACATTTGTAGAGCCGGGGGTATAAAGACCCGAAATCCACTCGGAGGCCAAGTGGTAGTTTGGAGGCGGGCGGACGGCCGATGATGCGGAGTGGGGACCTCGGACCGCGGCCGGTGAAGGTCACTGCAGGACGGCCTGCGCCGCACCCTCCTCCTCCTACGGAGGTTCCAGGAAGACTCGTGCTGAGGGGGAGTAGGCCGAGGGCCGAAAGGGCCTGAAGAGACACTCACAGCAGCTCGGCAGCCGGGCAGGGGCCAGCAGCCGAGAGAACGGGCGCAGGACCGAGGACGGCGCCATCTTGCCCCACAGGCTCCGCCTCTTCTCGGCGTGCGCGTCTCGTCGGGCGGGCACCGCCTTCTCCCTGCGCGCGCATCTCCGGCAGGGGCGGCGGACCGCAGCGCCTCCTGGCAGCAGAAGCGGGACTCGCAGGTGCGCCCGAGTCCCAGCTTCAGGACAAGGTTTCCTAGAACCCGGATTCTGGGGTCTGTCTGTAAAACAAGGGTGAAAGGGTGAAAGCAGTTTGTCCACTCCCAGGGAAGTGTTTTGCTGAAGAATAAAATTGGGGTTAATTAAGTGTTTCAGGGACAGTGAGTTAATTTATGGTGAGGTTTACTATTTTATCACTACATTGGCTACAGGACGTGCTGTGATTATTAGCATCAATTAACAGATGGTCTCAAAGACAAACTTGTCGACTAAGGGAACTTAATATTTGCAAAGACCTCTTAACAGTTCCTAAAATCTATTTATATTCAAGATTACTTGACTCTCAAGATCTGTTATTCACTAGGGAAGGAATACAGGGCTTCCTATATCCTAgtcaagtgccctaccactgagctacataacCCCACATTGCTTTTtcactttttgagatagggtctcactaagttgcccaggtgGCCATGagcttgatcctcctgcctcagcctcttgagaagCTGGAATTATAAGATCAGCCCTGatagaattcctttttttttttttttaaagatttatttatttattattttttatttttggaactgaggatcgaacccagggccttgtgcttgctaggcaagagctctaccactgagctaaatccccaacccctatttattctgtacacagcatgtatgaccagaagagggtatcagatctcattacagatggttgtgagccaccatgtggctgctgggaattgaacttatgacctctggaagaacagtcagtgctcttaacctctgagccatctctccagctccctgatgGAATTCTTGTAGTTGTTACATGAAAGACTCTGACTGGTTCAGGAAGGGCATCCAGACGGCAAAGGGAACCAGTGTGTGATTCTCAGACTCCAGATATAGTGGTCCTGTTAGCCCACCTAACAAGGTGGGACTGCACATGTGTCCATGCAGAACAGGACCCAAGCTGTCATGGCTCAGGTAGCAGTTGTGTCCACCACATCTCAATACTATGATAGTTGTTCCTTAATCTTTACCACAGTTTTACATCTGTAGCATAAAACCTATCCTGTAGGGTTGTTGGAAGCTTAGGAATTATCTGGGAGTAGCAAATACCCTGTTGGTCTATGCAAGACTTTGTACTAATtggttgttctgttttttaatgtttcctttatagTTTGTGTGTGTAGGCTCACATTgtgacatgtatatgtgtacaggGGCTTGGACGGTGACAGTGAAGGTCAGAGCCATTGGATCACCCTGGCGGATCAGCTGCTTTAAACGTTTTCCtttttatgtctgtgtttgtgcctgTTTGTCAAGTGCTTGACAGTAACTGCAAACATCCGGggctagaagagggtgctggattcccTCAGGGTCTGTACTTCCAGGCAGCTCTGGGTTGTCCAGTGGGCTCTGGGTGCTAGGAaacaaacccgggtcctctgcaagagcatcaagaactcttccttgctgagccatctctccaatccatCATCAGCTGGTTTTTATGTTGCAGAATTGACTGAGATTCTGTTTCACTGGATTCTTAATTCTACCTGGTGTTCAAAGACCATGTTCTTAAAAAGTAtaggtagccaggcagtggtggctcactcctttaatcctccacttcgggaggcagagccaggtggatctctgtgacttcaaggccagcctgatctacagagcgagatccagaacaggcaccaaaactacatggagagaccctgtcttgaaaaaacaagtgagtaaataaagaaataaaatttgaaaaagtaGAAGTAACAGATAATACATTCTTTTTACAttgtaaagattttattatttttaattctgtgtgcaTATGGTGGTGTGGTAGACTAATGAAGCTggcttggagatcagaagagagcattgcattctttggagctggagttctaagTGTCTGTGAGCCaactgaagtgggtgctgggaaccaagcccaggtctTTGTTGGGTATGTATGCTCTTACagttgagccgtctctccagcctgaaaccTACCTTAAAAGTCATCTGTTAAAACCTGAAGCTGTTTAGGTCCACTTCAATAACAAAATAAGTATTAGGATTTTTCTATGTTATTTtagcaatattattttaaaatctttttattagAACAAAAAGTCATTAAcagagtgtggtggctcatgtctaatcccagctcttggtaagctgaggcaggagagcctTAATTTTGAGAGTAGTTTGAGTTTCAAAGAGTCccacaccagcctgggctagtaTAAGAAACCCtcttagaaaagaaggaaaaaaggtggGAGCAGAAAGTTAACCCCGAGGAAAGGCACTTCCTGTTAGGCCTCAAGACTTCGGCTTAATTGCCACGTCCCATttgctggaaggagaggacagccTTCTTCtagttttcttctgacctccagatggGTGCTCCAacaagcacacatgtgtgcacaaatatCCATCCACTCACACTAACTACATAAGACATGTATTAAAAAAGAGCAAGAGGGGAAAAGATAATACCGACGAAAGGTAAAATAACTATATTGTGCTTGTGGCTCACTTTAAAACACAAATGGTGGTTAAACATATTACTAAAAGTGTGAGTTACTTCGGTTTGTAACCTAGTTTGAGCCTCCTGGACTCATGCTCAAGTAAGCAAACCAGCCTACTAATGCGCTGAGTCAGTCGCTGGCTCTCAACTTCCTGGCTTCTGGTCCACTCAGCAAACCGTCAGTTGTATACTCTTTCTACACCACGCCGCCAGAGCTTGTCCTGACACAGCTTTTGCGAGCCCTCGACAAgttgaaacagaagccatggtTTGTCAGAGTGTGCAGAGCCAGTAAGCGTATCACTGACTTCAGGATCTACACTGGGAAAGTCCATTTTGTGCCTTTTCGGAAAGCTGATCCCTGTGTCCTTTTACTGGTGTATAATTTGGGAAGCAATGAAGTGTGGGTATACCATTCTCAGCATATTGGAGCTCACTGGACCCCTATAGTTGGAGGAGGCAGCTGTAGATGAAACTCATTTTGAAAAGAACCCAGCCAAGAGCTAACAGCTATTATAGTTTGGTAGATGTCTTTTTAAACATCCATTTATACCATGTTCTGAGTTTAAATGCTGAAAACCTTATCTGTGACCTAGGTGAAGGGCAATTTGAGTTAGCAGCTAGAAAACAAGTTTTAGCCCTGGATTTTCCCATGAAGAAACATCTTATTTGACTGATATGTCCAAGGGAGAGGGTAAAGAACAagaattgaaagaagaaaaaaacctaaaaaccaCAGATATTTAAGTTCATAGATCAAATTCAGGACCTGAAGGATGGCTTCTTATGTACATACGTTTTTATTAAACATCCTAAAATGTGactatttgttgttttgttaagtGTGGGTGATAGGCTTTTTTAATGTCACTTTTCTATCAAATGCAAGTACAGACTGGCCTCTAGTCTCTCATTCAAGACAGttttcctaagtgctgggcttATCACGATCTTGAAGTCCTTCTGCCTTAGTCTCCCCGGTACTGAGATTACATGTGTACACCATTAGACCCAGCTGGAGGAAACCCTTTAACCACAATGACGGGGAAGCTGCAAGGTCCTCAGCAGCTGCAGTGCTATACAGACTTGGCTGTGACTTCCTGGAAATACAAGGAGCACTCAAAGCACAGCTCCAGTTCACTTTCTATTTGTCACGTAGTGTGATCAGAGTCCACGGTTTATTACTGAGTTCAGGCGATCATGTCATTGACTATGGTCAGACTATTATCTGTAGGTGCATTTTAACTCAGAAATGAATCAGGGTTGCAACCAGGCCAGTATTCACTGAACCTTAAAAACTGCTgtttgggcctggagagatggttgagcagctaagagaactgactgctcttccagaggacctgggtggcTTTCAATTACTTCACTCCAGCTTCAAggtatctgacactctcttctgacctctatgggtacTAGTATCTGCGTGCGCATGcgcacgccacacacacacacacacacacacacacacacacacacacacataaacattaaagttttttgagacagagtttctctgtgtggttttggtgctggtcctggatctcgctctgtagaccaggctggcctagaactcagagatccgcctgcctctgcctccctggtgctgggattaaaggtgtgcccactgGGCCTGGCAACATCAAGATTttcataaaaaacaaatgaaagctcCCCGCCCTACCCCGCTGCTCAGACTTGGATGGGGTACTATGTCTGCAAGCTCAgcatctgggaagcagagaaggaggaagtgagtTCAGGgtaagcctgggctacttagcaagaccaacaaacaagcaaaattgCTATTTAGTGAGAAGAGGGGATTAACAGTAGTAGAGGGAGACAAGAGAGGAAAAAGGTATGTATGTAAGATTGCAATatgttatgtacatatatgaaaaatgaCAGGAACCATTATTGTGTATAATTAACATGCTAAGAAaacattacaatttttaaaattatgtgtagaATCTCAAAAACAGGAGTTGGTATCGAGTGCTGTGGGTGTAGCCCACTCAATGGTAGAAGCGTTTGTCTGGCAGGCAGGAGGCACCACGTTAGAGCTCCAACAGCATACACTCGCAGAAAAGCTATTTActtgtgtctttgtatgtgttggaatttcttttattttgtctgtatgagcgttttgtctgcatgtatgcatgtgcaccctGTGCACACCTGCTGCCTTCAGAGGTGCTGGGggcccaacccaggtcctctgcaagagcaacagggcTCTTACTcaatgagccatttctcctgccccatcccttcccttattatttatgtgtgtcaaCATGGAGGGCAGAGTACTACTTTGTGGagcccttttctttttgtctttatgtgATTtctggaatcaaattcaggttgccaggcttgcatAGTAAGGGCCTTtgcccactgtgccatctcaccgACCTAATGTTCCTAAATTTACAGAGATTACAGTATTCAAGGAGACCCTAGGGTTTGCTATAATCcttctctttttggttttccaagacagggtttctctgtgtagctctggctgtcctggaactcattctgtagaccagggaaGTTAAAGAACAATTTGAAAATTACAAagtatctgttaaaaaaaaaaaaaaaagactcaaaaaagGCAAACTCCCGCACATCTTTATGATTCATGATGCACAGACTACTACAAGGCCTGCACGAGATAACCAAGGATAAAATGACTCTTGTGACTCAATAGCATGTCACTTTGTAAAGGTTTTATTGTCAACTGTTATGAACTGTCGGCAGGTGGAAGGGATCGTCTCCACTCACAGGTCTGATCTTGCTCAGTGCGTTCGGCCTCTAAGGTTTGAGGATTTCTGGCAACAGGCAGTTCGACAGTTACAATCCTAAGCACAAGCTAGAAGCCAACTCCAGGAGTTTCGACCCTCAACTCCACTTCATCAAGGTGACTCACAGAGCCTGTTCCTCAACCCTGCATTATATGACTTCAACCTTCAGAGGCTCCTTTGGCAGTACAAATATGCCACTTCGGATCTGGCTAACGACCTATCCGGGCTATCTTAACCACAGTCAACAAAATTACAGATGCCCTAGCCAGCCAAGCCCATTTCATAGGTCAAGCTCTTCGACGCTTTTCAAAGACGCTTAAGCCCTCACCTCTTCGGATCGGTTCACAAGTCCCCACGGAGGCGAAGGTTTTCTCATCTTACCCTTCGCCTCTGCTCACAATTTAGGCACCTGGACCTTGAACGACTACACACATCTCTTCTCAACACACCGCCACCAGCATTTTGGCACTCGCTGCTCAAGCTACGATTACACCACGCGGGCGAGTCTACCCCAATGAGTGAAAGGCCGGTCTAGCGAGAAGGAGCAGAAAGGCTGTTTGCGGcgaggcggcggcggcagcgccgTTGGCGGCCCTCCCCAGGCGCTCGGCACTGGAAGGACCGGCAGAGCCAACCCAGACTCGGCGGTTCCGCGGGCCGCGCCGGCCTCCGCGTTCCCGGCAGGCTCCGGTgcagggagggtggggagagcGGGTCACCGCGCCTGCGCGCTGGGAGGTGTGACCCGGGTGGGAAAGCCCTCGGCGTCCGCCATTTTGGCTGCCTCTGTCGGTCTTTTCAGTTACCACGTGAACCGCCGACGGAGACCCGTGAGGGGGGAGGTGGCGGCAGCGTTAAGTGagcaaggggaaaaagaaaaaaggggggaaaagaaaagggaggagaaaggggtgTCAGGACAGGGCGGCGCGGCGACACCCGAGGCCTAGTGGCGGCCGAGCGGAGGATTCAAGGCTGAAGCGAGCTTGGGAACGGCAGCGGCGGCGGGCGGACAAACGGACTGAccgagccgggcggtggcgggAGCCGCGGGAGGAGCCGGAACCATGCCGGCCGTGAGCCTCCCGCCCAAGGAGAACGCGCTCTTCAAGCGCATCTTGGTGAGTACGAGGCTGCGGGCGGGCGGCGGGGAGCGTCTCGCTGGGAGCTGGGCCTGTCACTCCCAAgcccgggcgggcgggcgggcgggcgggcgggcaccGGGCCACCCCGCGGGGACCCCGCCTTGGTAGTGCTGGCCGGCTGAGCGCACCCCTTCGTCTCGCCCCAGTGGCGCCCAGCTCGGTCCGCGCGCCGCGGGCCGCGGGCTTCGGAGGCCTGGGTTCCGGACTAGGCCCCGACTCCCCGGCTTCC is drawn from Onychomys torridus chromosome 6, mOncTor1.1, whole genome shotgun sequence and contains these coding sequences:
- the Ndufc1 gene encoding NADH dehydrogenase [ubiquinone] 1 subunit C1, mitochondrial, producing MAPSSVLRPFSRLLAPARLPSCSSTRSKFYVREPENAKPNWPKVGLALGTSVFLWVYLIQQHNEDVLEYKRRNGLE